In one window of Campylobacter coli DNA:
- the flgP gene encoding flagellar assembly lipoprotein FlgP, which translates to MKKFYFMLVIAGIFAGCTASTNNTTAKNPNNASTSAQASDIVVQKVDKDDVRDIIREEKMLAPDVSESELSFSAVGEGIAPLNTVSSAQALALAKRAAITDAYRQLASKLYGVKVNGKDTVKDAMLRSSTITAQVNGLIKNASIIDENFNQGLYRVNVELKIDADKWKELFAY; encoded by the coding sequence ATGAAAAAATTTTATTTTATGCTAGTAATAGCAGGAATTTTTGCAGGGTGTACAGCGAGTACAAACAATACTACAGCTAAAAATCCAAACAATGCAAGCACTTCGGCTCAAGCATCAGATATTGTCGTTCAAAAAGTAGATAAGGATGATGTTCGCGATATTATCAGAGAGGAAAAAATGCTAGCTCCTGATGTAAGTGAAAGCGAGCTTAGCTTTAGTGCCGTAGGAGAAGGAATTGCTCCTCTTAATACTGTTTCAAGTGCTCAAGCTCTAGCATTGGCAAAAAGAGCTGCGATTACAGATGCTTATAGACAGCTTGCAAGTAAACTTTATGGTGTTAAAGTTAATGGTAAAGACACTGTAAAAGATGCAATGCTTAGAAGCTCAACTATAACCGCGCAAGTAAATGGTTTAATCAAAAATGCTAGCATAATTGATGAGAATTTTAATCAAGGACTTTACAGAGTTAACGTAGAACTTAAGATTGATGCAGACAAGTGGAAAGAATTGTTTGCTTATTAA
- a CDS encoding sigma-54 dependent transcriptional regulator — translation MNLVIVEDDINMRKSLEIALGEYEEFQIKSYKSATEALKKIDSDTDLIITDINMPGIDGLEFIKACENKYDFIIMTGNATLNRAIEAVRLGVKDFLTKPFDIETLVEAIKRAKVIREKTADKKVKKQEENQENGFFSSSDKLEQVLNLSQKAAKTDASVMLFGESGVGKEVFSRFIHENSKRSQKPFVAINMAAIPSNLIESELFGFEKGAFTDANATKIGLFEMANNGTLFLDEIGEMPYEIQAKLLRALQEKEITRLGSTKSIKIDVRIISATNANLQDKIDKGEFRSDLYYRLNTVPINIPPLRERKEEILGIAQKVLENTCTEYEFEMKKLSQEAQKALLEYNFPGNIRELISIVQRACILSEGLEISEQDLFLEARSVKKDVKNLEKELLEQILEQCEFDKEKASNELGMSVENLNNKIKQYKIKEK, via the coding sequence ATGAATTTGGTGATTGTTGAAGATGATATCAATATGCGAAAATCCCTTGAAATAGCTCTTGGGGAATATGAAGAATTTCAAATAAAATCTTACAAATCAGCCACAGAAGCTTTAAAGAAAATTGATTCGGATACGGATTTGATTATTACGGATATTAATATGCCTGGAATCGATGGATTAGAATTTATCAAGGCTTGCGAAAATAAATATGATTTTATCATCATGACAGGAAATGCGACTTTAAATCGTGCCATAGAAGCAGTTCGTTTGGGCGTGAAGGATTTTTTAACTAAACCTTTTGATATAGAAACTTTAGTTGAAGCCATTAAGCGCGCAAAAGTTATTCGAGAAAAAACTGCGGATAAAAAAGTAAAAAAGCAAGAAGAAAACCAAGAAAATGGTTTTTTCTCAAGTTCTGATAAATTAGAACAAGTTTTAAACTTGAGTCAAAAAGCCGCCAAAACAGATGCATCGGTTATGCTTTTTGGCGAGAGTGGTGTAGGCAAGGAAGTTTTCTCACGTTTTATTCACGAAAATTCCAAACGCTCTCAAAAACCTTTTGTAGCTATTAATATGGCTGCTATTCCTTCAAATTTAATTGAAAGTGAGCTTTTTGGATTTGAAAAGGGGGCATTTACTGATGCCAATGCTACCAAAATAGGACTTTTTGAGATGGCAAATAACGGAACTTTATTTTTAGACGAAATAGGTGAAATGCCTTATGAAATTCAGGCAAAACTTTTAAGGGCTTTGCAGGAAAAAGAAATTACAAGACTTGGAAGTACTAAAAGTATTAAGATAGATGTAAGAATTATTAGCGCGACTAATGCAAATTTGCAAGATAAGATTGATAAGGGGGAATTTAGATCGGATTTGTATTATCGCTTAAACACAGTTCCTATTAATATACCTCCTTTAAGAGAAAGAAAAGAAGAAATTTTGGGTATAGCTCAAAAGGTTTTAGAAAATACATGCACAGAATATGAATTTGAAATGAAAAAATTGAGTCAAGAAGCTCAAAAAGCCTTACTAGAATACAACTTCCCAGGCAATATAAGAGAGCTTATTTCTATAGTTCAGCGTGCTTGTATTTTAAGTGAGGGATTGGAAATTTCAGAGCAAGATTTATTTTTAGAAGCCAGAAGTGTAAAAAAAGATGTAAAGAATTTAGAAAAAGAATTATTAGAGCAAATTTTAGAACAATGTGAATTTGATAAAGAAAAAGCAAGCAATGAACTTGGAATGAGTGTAGAAAATTTAAACAATAAAATTAAACAATACAAAATAAAGGAAAAATAA
- a CDS encoding aspartate-semialdehyde dehydrogenase: MSKKQKIAIVGATGAVGEELLNVLDELDFPVESILPLASAKSAGNQIEFRGKSYKIKELTEDVFRENPVDIAFFSAGGSISEKYAKFAVEAGAVVIDNTSHFRMEKDVPLVVPECNPEDIKEWKKTGIIANPNCSTIQMVHILKPLNDAFDLKRVDVSTYQAASGAGKEGMEELVRAMQSFFAFKLDEFEAQTFPHTLALNLIPQIDVFMDNGYTKEELKMINETQKILHKNLEISATCVRVPVLRSHSEAITMHFAKEVDVNKARDILQNAPSVIVMDEPKDKKYPMPLMTSDTNETYVGRIRLDVTHKNILHLWCVADQIRVGAATNAVRIAQKWLELENK, from the coding sequence ATGTCAAAAAAACAAAAAATAGCTATAGTTGGAGCAACAGGTGCGGTTGGAGAAGAGCTTTTAAATGTATTAGATGAGCTTGATTTTCCAGTTGAAAGTATTTTGCCTTTAGCTAGTGCAAAAAGTGCCGGTAATCAAATAGAATTTAGGGGTAAGTCTTATAAGATAAAAGAACTTACTGAGGATGTTTTTAGAGAAAATCCTGTAGACATAGCTTTTTTCAGTGCAGGCGGAAGCATAAGTGAAAAATATGCTAAATTTGCCGTGGAAGCAGGTGCTGTGGTGATTGATAATACAAGCCATTTCAGAATGGAAAAAGATGTGCCTTTAGTTGTTCCAGAATGCAATCCTGAAGATATTAAAGAATGGAAAAAAACAGGTATCATTGCAAATCCAAATTGTTCGACTATACAAATGGTGCATATTTTAAAACCTTTAAATGATGCTTTTGATTTAAAGCGTGTTGATGTAAGCACTTATCAGGCTGCAAGTGGAGCAGGCAAGGAAGGTATGGAAGAATTAGTTCGTGCGATGCAAAGCTTTTTTGCTTTCAAGCTTGACGAATTTGAAGCTCAAACATTTCCTCATACTCTAGCACTTAATTTGATTCCTCAAATTGATGTATTTATGGATAATGGCTATACAAAAGAAGAGCTTAAAATGATCAATGAAACACAAAAAATTCTTCATAAAAATTTAGAAATTTCAGCTACTTGTGTAAGAGTTCCTGTTTTAAGAAGCCATAGTGAGGCAATTACTATGCATTTTGCAAAAGAAGTAGATGTAAATAAAGCAAGAGATATACTTCAAAATGCGCCGAGTGTTATTGTTATGGATGAGCCAAAAGATAAAAAATATCCTATGCCTTTAATGACTAGCGATACGAATGAAACCTATGTAGGTAGAATTCGCTTAGATGTTACACATAAAAACATACTTCATCTTTGGTGTGTAGCAGATCAAATTCGTGTGGGTGCTGCTACAAATGCAGTGCGCATTGCTCAAAAATGGTTAGAACTGGAAAATAAATAA
- a CDS encoding YqhA family protein: MLEKIFESLLVKSRIVTILPVIFGLVGAFVLFFIASYDVLKVILYTYQYFFSISVKIDLHEDVVALIIGAVDLYLMALVLFIFSFGVYELFISEIEEFKQTKQSKVLEVHSLDQLKDKLAKVIIMVLVVNFFQRVLQMKFATPTDMAFLAGSILALCVGLYFLHKGGH; this comes from the coding sequence GTGTTAGAGAAAATTTTTGAATCCTTACTTGTTAAAAGTCGTATTGTTACAATTTTACCCGTAATATTTGGCCTTGTGGGTGCTTTTGTTTTATTTTTTATCGCAAGTTATGATGTTTTAAAAGTCATTCTTTATACTTATCAATATTTTTTCAGCATTTCGGTTAAGATTGATTTGCATGAAGATGTGGTAGCTTTGATTATAGGAGCTGTGGATCTTTATCTTATGGCTTTGGTTTTATTTATTTTTTCGTTTGGTGTTTATGAGCTTTTTATTAGCGAGATAGAAGAATTTAAACAAACAAAACAAAGTAAAGTCTTAGAAGTACATAGTCTAGATCAGCTTAAAGATAAGCTTGCAAAAGTGATTATCATGGTTTTAGTGGTCAATTTTTTTCAAAGAGTGTTGCAAATGAAATTTGCCACTCCTACAGATATGGCTTTTCTTGCTGGATCTATTTTAGCTCTTTGTGTGGGGCTTTATTTCTTGCACAAGGGCGGACATTGA
- a CDS encoding mini-MOMP protein: MKKLVLILLAVINVLTFSYAAPLDEVFKDVEVSGVVRYRYETQRVKKTDNKNKKHNVTNRTEITIK; this comes from the coding sequence ATGAAAAAGCTAGTTTTGATCTTGTTGGCAGTTATTAATGTTTTAACTTTTTCTTATGCGGCTCCCTTGGATGAAGTTTTTAAAGATGTTGAAGTTTCAGGTGTTGTGCGTTATAGATACGAGACGCAAAGAGTTAAGAAAACGGATAATAAAAATAAAAAACACAACGTCACAAACCGCACAGAAATCACTATAAAATAG
- a CDS encoding c-type cytochrome: MFRYLAVFSVFVVALFGINLKSFFTYTFDANKQYDMVQAKDLYFKNKCNTCHGDNAEKSVVGSRTLKDMSPEDIKAALVGYTLDGSTSANASQMAFYARNLSHDDMDNIIAYIKGGNFAVDLQVKDLLEEEPAQKTKHNTFLK; encoded by the coding sequence ATGTTTCGTTACTTAGCAGTTTTTTCAGTTTTTGTTGTAGCACTTTTTGGTATAAATTTGAAATCTTTTTTCACTTATACTTTCGATGCAAATAAACAATATGATATGGTTCAGGCTAAGGATTTATATTTTAAGAATAAATGCAATACTTGCCATGGAGATAATGCTGAAAAAAGTGTCGTAGGTTCTAGAACATTAAAAGATATGTCTCCTGAGGATATTAAAGCAGCCTTGGTAGGCTATACTCTTGATGGTAGCACTTCTGCAAATGCATCGCAAATGGCTTTTTATGCTAGAAATTTAAGCCATGATGATATGGATAATATCATTGCATATATTAAGGGTGGAAATTTTGCTGTTGATTTGCAAGTAAAAGATTTATTAGAAGAAGAACCAGCACAAAAAACGAAGCATAATACTTTTTTAAAATAA
- a CDS encoding ABC transporter substrate-binding protein yields MKKITLVFSALALANCLYAKTINLGVVLPLTGPVAAYGQDVFNGIELANKLNAKLDNGDEVKLIVIDTKGDKLETTSAVNRLIAQDKVLGIIGEATTPNTIQAISIAEDKKIPLIAPVASGDKLLDNKKYASRVCFSDSFQGDKFANYVTKELNFKNAVVIIDQSNVYSLGLAKAFEKSLKENGGKVIKKLAISSGDKDFRAVVSQLKSLNPDFVYMPIYHPEAALIARQAKQIGFDKLLAAGDGVNNQTFIDLGSTAVNGVIFTDSFDSSNPSTARGKTFINEYEKIKGNRNLPAFSAMGADAYYVMLNAMNACQNTLTSECINEKIHQTNNYEGVGGIISIDASGNAVRPVVIKEIQDGKQVYKTLINP; encoded by the coding sequence ATGAAAAAAATTACTTTAGTTTTCAGTGCCTTAGCTTTGGCAAATTGCTTGTATGCAAAAACAATTAATTTAGGAGTAGTGCTGCCATTGACAGGACCAGTAGCTGCTTATGGGCAAGATGTTTTTAACGGTATAGAGCTTGCCAATAAACTAAATGCTAAGTTAGATAATGGCGATGAAGTAAAATTGATCGTTATTGATACTAAAGGTGATAAGCTTGAAACCACAAGTGCGGTTAATCGTCTTATAGCGCAAGATAAGGTTTTAGGGATTATAGGAGAGGCTACTACACCAAATACTATACAAGCTATTTCGATTGCAGAAGATAAAAAAATTCCACTCATTGCTCCAGTAGCTTCGGGAGATAAGCTCTTAGACAATAAAAAATACGCCTCTCGTGTTTGTTTTAGCGATAGCTTTCAAGGTGACAAATTTGCAAATTATGTTACAAAAGAATTAAATTTTAAAAATGCTGTTGTTATTATAGATCAGAGTAATGTTTATTCTTTGGGACTTGCTAAGGCTTTTGAAAAATCTTTAAAAGAAAATGGTGGTAAGGTTATCAAAAAACTTGCAATCAGTTCAGGAGATAAAGATTTTAGAGCAGTGGTTTCACAGCTTAAAAGCTTAAATCCTGATTTTGTTTATATGCCAATTTATCATCCCGAAGCTGCTCTTATTGCTAGACAAGCTAAACAAATTGGTTTTGATAAATTGTTAGCTGCAGGAGATGGAGTTAATAATCAAACTTTTATAGATTTGGGTTCAACTGCTGTAAATGGAGTAATTTTTACAGATAGTTTTGATTCAAGCAACCCTTCTACTGCTCGCGGTAAAACTTTTATCAATGAGTATGAAAAAATAAAAGGCAATAGAAATCTTCCAGCCTTTTCAGCTATGGGCGCAGATGCTTATTATGTAATGCTAAATGCTATGAATGCTTGCCAAAATACACTTACAAGTGAGTGTATTAATGAAAAAATTCACCAAACAAACAATTATGAAGGCGTGGGCGGAATTATCAGTATTGATGCAAGTGGTAATGCGGTTCGTCCTGTTGTTATAAAAGAAATACAGGATGGCAAGCAAGTTTATAAAACTTTAATCAATCCATAA
- a CDS encoding ABC transporter substrate-binding protein encodes MKKKIILAAALALSLQAKEVNLGVVLPLSGATAAYGQSALEGIKLANEMQSTLDNGDKINLVVLDTKGDKIESASAATRLVNQDKVLGLIGEMVTANTLQVMRIAEENKVPLIAPAATGDKLLENKLYSSRVCFMDSFQGSSLAKYAFEKLNHKKAVIVVDQSTDYSLGLAKAFEKEFKAKGGEILKTLRVNSGDKDFKAIATQIKILNPDFIFLPLYYSEASLFVRQAKLIGLNTPMGSADGVADATFVKLAGNASEGYIFTDSFDANNPTTQLSKDFIAKYAKENQSKEVPNFTAMGADAYFVMFNAMNACQNTLTSECINEKIHQTNNYEGVSGVISIDKSGNATRSVVVKEIKNQKQTYKDTINP; translated from the coding sequence ATGAAAAAGAAAATAATCTTAGCAGCGGCTTTGGCTTTAAGTTTACAAGCAAAAGAAGTAAATTTGGGAGTTGTTTTGCCTTTAAGTGGGGCAACAGCAGCTTATGGGCAAAGTGCTTTAGAGGGTATAAAATTAGCCAATGAAATGCAAAGTACTTTAGACAATGGAGATAAAATTAATCTCGTTGTCTTAGATACTAAAGGAGATAAAATTGAATCTGCAAGCGCTGCTACCCGTCTTGTAAATCAAGATAAGGTTCTAGGGCTTATTGGTGAAATGGTTACTGCAAATACTTTACAAGTAATGCGTATAGCTGAAGAAAATAAAGTCCCTCTTATTGCTCCTGCTGCAACAGGAGATAAGCTTTTGGAAAACAAATTGTATTCAAGTAGGGTTTGTTTTATGGATAGTTTTCAAGGCTCATCTTTAGCAAAGTATGCTTTTGAAAAATTAAACCACAAAAAAGCTGTGATTGTAGTAGATCAAAGCACGGATTATTCTTTAGGGCTTGCTAAGGCTTTTGAAAAAGAATTTAAGGCTAAGGGCGGCGAAATTTTAAAAACCCTTAGAGTAAATTCGGGTGATAAAGATTTTAAGGCAATAGCAACTCAAATTAAAATTTTAAATCCTGACTTTATTTTCCTTCCACTTTATTATAGTGAAGCTTCTTTGTTTGTTAGACAAGCAAAGCTTATAGGTTTAAACACCCCAATGGGTTCAGCTGATGGAGTTGCAGATGCCACTTTTGTTAAATTAGCAGGCAATGCAAGTGAAGGATATATTTTTACAGATAGTTTTGATGCAAATAATCCTACAACCCAGCTAAGTAAAGATTTTATAGCTAAATACGCAAAGGAAAATCAAAGTAAAGAGGTTCCAAATTTTACAGCTATGGGCGCGGATGCTTATTTTGTAATGTTTAATGCTATGAATGCTTGCCAAAATACACTTACAAGTGAGTGTATCAATGAAAAAATTCACCAAACAAACAATTATGAAGGAGTTTCTGGGGTTATTAGCATCGATAAAAGTGGAAATGCAACTCGTTCTGTAGTAGTGAAAGAAATTAAAAATCAAAAGCAAACTTATAAAGATACTATAAATCCTTAG
- a CDS encoding branched-chain amino acid ABC transporter permease, with the protein MDSTLFLQQLVNGLSLGSMYALIAVGYTMVYGVLRLINFAHGDIMMVGAYIALLLINFFSPIINHLNQTFFGSDELGKYLVVIFVAALVASMIFSSIVGILIDKIAYKPLRKAPRISLLITAIGISFFLQNLFNVIFTSTEQQFPAPPIFETLVSIGSVSTTLGSLLVPLVTLIVMLGVLFILYKSKYGIAIRALAFDIQTVNLMGINANRIIAIVFALGSALAALAGIFWSSNYYSVYPTMGTLVGLKAFAAAVLGGIGSVVGAVLGGLIIGLTEVMAVAFFPELSGFKDAFAFIFLVFILLFRPTGILGINFEKSRF; encoded by the coding sequence ATGGACTCTACTTTATTTTTACAGCAACTTGTTAATGGTCTTAGTCTAGGCAGTATGTATGCACTTATTGCCGTGGGCTATACCATGGTGTATGGTGTATTAAGACTGATTAATTTTGCACATGGCGATATTATGATGGTGGGTGCTTATATTGCACTTTTGTTGATAAATTTTTTTTCTCCAATTATCAATCATTTAAATCAAACTTTTTTTGGCAGTGATGAGCTTGGAAAATATCTAGTTGTTATTTTTGTAGCTGCGCTTGTAGCTTCTATGATCTTTTCTTCTATTGTAGGGATCTTGATAGATAAAATTGCTTACAAACCTTTAAGAAAAGCTCCTAGAATTTCATTATTAATAACTGCAATAGGTATTAGCTTTTTTTTACAAAATCTTTTTAATGTGATTTTTACTTCAACCGAACAGCAATTTCCAGCGCCGCCGATATTTGAAACTTTAGTTAGTATAGGAAGTGTCAGTACAACTTTAGGTTCACTGCTTGTGCCTTTGGTAACTTTAATAGTAATGCTTGGAGTCCTTTTTATCCTTTATAAAAGCAAATACGGCATAGCTATCCGTGCTTTGGCTTTTGATATACAAACTGTAAATTTAATGGGAATTAATGCAAATAGAATTATTGCTATTGTTTTTGCTTTAGGATCTGCCTTGGCTGCTCTAGCGGGAATTTTTTGGTCGAGCAATTACTATTCTGTTTATCCTACCATGGGGACTTTGGTTGGACTTAAAGCTTTTGCGGCAGCAGTTTTAGGAGGAATTGGCTCTGTGGTAGGAGCAGTTTTAGGAGGACTTATTATAGGATTGACTGAGGTTATGGCTGTGGCTTTCTTTCCAGAACTTTCCGGCTTTAAAGATGCTTTTGCTTTTATTTTTCTTGTGTTTATCTTGCTTTTTAGACCAACGGGAATTTTGGGCATAAATTTTGAAAAGAGTAGGTTTTAA
- a CDS encoding branched-chain amino acid ABC transporter permease → MVRIKISALVYIILAIAFIMLAPQFFDGYGIGILNQIAIYITLAVSYNLINGVTGQFSLEPNGFIAVGAYAAALVLLSSEQKLDLFSLENPNPIILALHTNSFVLALLVAGFSACVLSLILAFAVFRVRGDYLAIVTLGFGIIIQKLAINFPSWTNGSMGLNGIPLLSNLYWTGGVAIISVVLILNLVYSKFGRAMKAVRDDEDAASAMGVNTFWTKTLAFGTSAFLEGVGGGLLVCLLASVSPEQFGFEFTFMLLIIIVLGGLGSTTGAILGAILIIGGREWLRFLDEMQIKIDFLGIDMGSMPGLRMVVFSLILILVMLFARRGVFGDKELNSFFKRPSKKGCKK, encoded by the coding sequence ATGGTAAGAATTAAAATTTCGGCTTTAGTTTATATTATTTTGGCTATTGCTTTTATTATGCTTGCTCCACAATTTTTTGATGGCTATGGTATTGGTATATTAAATCAAATTGCTATTTATATCACTTTAGCAGTGAGTTATAATTTAATCAATGGAGTCACAGGTCAGTTTTCTTTGGAGCCAAATGGTTTTATAGCAGTAGGTGCTTATGCTGCAGCTTTGGTGCTTTTAAGCTCAGAGCAAAAATTAGATTTATTTAGCTTAGAAAATCCAAATCCTATCATTTTAGCTTTGCACACCAATTCTTTTGTATTAGCGCTTTTAGTTGCTGGTTTTAGTGCTTGTGTTTTATCTTTAATCCTTGCCTTTGCCGTTTTTCGTGTGCGAGGAGACTATTTAGCTATTGTAACTTTAGGTTTTGGTATCATCATTCAAAAACTAGCGATTAATTTTCCAAGTTGGACAAACGGATCTATGGGTTTAAATGGCATTCCCTTGCTTTCAAATCTTTATTGGACAGGTGGAGTGGCAATCATATCTGTTGTTTTGATTTTAAATTTGGTTTATTCTAAATTTGGTAGAGCAATGAAGGCAGTTAGAGATGATGAAGATGCTGCAAGTGCTATGGGAGTAAATACTTTTTGGACTAAAACTCTTGCTTTTGGAACTTCTGCTTTTTTAGAGGGTGTAGGTGGAGGACTTTTGGTTTGTCTCCTTGCTTCTGTTTCTCCAGAACAATTTGGTTTTGAATTTACCTTTATGTTGCTTATAATTATAGTTTTGGGTGGCTTAGGTTCTACCACAGGAGCTATTTTGGGAGCTATTTTGATTATAGGCGGAAGAGAGTGGTTAAGATTTTTAGATGAAATGCAGATTAAAATCGATTTCTTAGGTATCGATATGGGCTCTATGCCAGGGCTTAGAATGGTAGTTTTTTCTTTAATTCTTATTTTAGTAATGCTTTTTGCAAGACGAGGGGTTTTTGGTGATAAAGAGCTTAATTCCTTTTTTAAAAGACCTTCTAAAAAAGGATGCAAAAAATGA
- a CDS encoding ABC transporter ATP-binding protein, translating into MILELKNITKNFGEVRAINETSFHIKEGEIFALIGPNGAGKTTLFNIITGNYKPTSGEVFFQDKKINDLKPHKIVHLGIARTFQNIRLFSSMSVLENVMIGFDKQMKYSVLEAFLHLGRFHRVEQEFKNKAYKLLEELGISEFADEKATSLSYGQQRKVEIARAMATNPKLLLLDEPAAGMNSSESDELAELILKLRKDYKISVLLIEHDMKFVNRLCDKVLVLDYGKTIFEGKISDAVNHKEVIAAYLGDFDASS; encoded by the coding sequence ATGATTTTAGAGCTTAAGAATATCACTAAGAATTTTGGAGAAGTTAGAGCTATTAATGAAACTTCTTTTCATATTAAAGAGGGTGAGATTTTTGCTTTAATTGGTCCTAATGGTGCGGGTAAAACAACGCTTTTTAATATCATTACAGGCAATTATAAACCAACAAGTGGAGAGGTATTTTTTCAAGATAAGAAAATCAATGATTTAAAACCTCACAAAATTGTACATTTAGGCATAGCAAGAACCTTTCAAAATATTAGATTATTTTCGAGTATGAGTGTACTTGAGAATGTAATGATAGGTTTTGATAAGCAAATGAAATATAGTGTCTTAGAAGCTTTTTTGCATTTAGGACGTTTTCATAGAGTTGAGCAAGAATTTAAAAATAAAGCCTATAAGCTTTTAGAAGAACTAGGTATTAGTGAATTTGCAGATGAGAAAGCTACAAGTTTGAGTTATGGTCAGCAAAGAAAGGTTGAAATTGCAAGAGCTATGGCTACAAATCCAAAACTTCTTTTACTTGATGAACCTGCTGCAGGTATGAATTCTAGCGAAAGCGATGAATTAGCAGAGCTTATTTTAAAGCTTAGAAAAGACTATAAAATCAGTGTTTTGCTTATAGAGCATGATATGAAATTTGTTAATAGGCTTTGTGATAAAGTTTTGGTGCTTGATTATGGTAAGACTATTTTTGAAGGAAAAATAAGTGATGCTGTAAATCATAAAGAGGTAATTGCTGCTTATTTGGGAGATTTTGATGCTAGTAGTTAA
- a CDS encoding ABC transporter ATP-binding protein, with translation MLVVKNLHVYYGLIEAVKGIDFKVETGHIVSLIGSNGAGKTSTLNALLNAVKRTGEVNFLGYDTKRHLTHTLVQKGIALVPEGRRVFINLSVEENLKIGAYNNSENYEHLREQMYKLFPRLANKKHAMAGNLSGGEAQMLAISRALMSEPKLLMLDEPSLGLAPKIVGEVFDIIVRLKEEGITILLVEQNAYSALKISDYAYVLENGLIAMQGEAKKLIGDDNIRKKYLGL, from the coding sequence ATGCTAGTAGTTAAAAATTTGCATGTTTATTATGGCTTGATTGAAGCAGTTAAGGGTATAGATTTTAAAGTAGAAACGGGTCATATAGTTTCTCTTATTGGCTCAAATGGAGCAGGAAAGACTTCTACTCTCAATGCGCTTTTAAACGCAGTAAAACGCACCGGAGAAGTAAATTTTTTAGGTTATGACACAAAAAGGCATCTAACTCATACTTTAGTGCAAAAAGGTATAGCTTTGGTGCCTGAAGGAAGACGCGTTTTTATTAATCTTAGTGTTGAAGAAAATTTAAAAATAGGCGCTTACAATAATAGTGAAAATTATGAGCATTTAAGAGAACAAATGTATAAGTTATTTCCAAGACTTGCAAATAAAAAACATGCTATGGCGGGGAATTTAAGCGGTGGAGAAGCTCAAATGCTTGCTATTTCAAGAGCTTTGATGAGTGAACCTAAGCTTTTAATGCTTGATGAGCCTTCGTTAGGACTTGCTCCTAAGATAGTTGGAGAGGTTTTTGATATCATAGTGCGTTTAAAAGAAGAGGGTATTACTATACTTTTAGTAGAACAAAACGCTTACTCTGCGTTAAAGATAAGTGATTATGCTTATGTTTTAGAAAATGGACTTATTGCAATGCAAGGTGAGGCTAAAAAACTCATAGGCGATGACAATATTAGGAAAAAATATTTAGGATTATAG